The following proteins come from a genomic window of Ferrovibrio sp. MS7:
- a CDS encoding Bug family tripartite tricarboxylate transporter substrate binding protein, whose protein sequence is MPLAISRRQFVTTSMALGAGSALGTLPALPARAQAIDNLKLFVPANPGGGWDQTARSIEQALKTGGLIKGAQVTNVGGAGGAVGLPQFVNQWKGQSNALMVAGMVMVGALITNKSPVSMTQTVPVARLTGEFEVVVVPATSPLKSMADLAAAFKADPAKVSWAGGSAGGTDHILAGMIAKAVGGDPKKVAYVAYAGGGPAQAALLGAQVTCGISGYGEFAEQIKAGKLRALGISADKRQAGIDIPTIKEQGIDVELFNWRGVFAPPGVKDADRAAMIDLMRKMNQSAAWKEQLTARDWTDIFLAGDDYAKYITSEIARIGDILKELGLG, encoded by the coding sequence ATGCCGCTCGCCATTTCGCGCCGTCAGTTCGTCACCACCTCGATGGCGCTCGGCGCCGGTTCCGCGCTCGGCACGCTGCCTGCCCTGCCCGCCCGCGCCCAGGCGATCGATAACCTCAAGCTGTTCGTGCCGGCCAATCCTGGCGGCGGCTGGGACCAGACCGCGCGCAGCATCGAGCAGGCGCTGAAGACCGGCGGCCTGATCAAGGGCGCGCAGGTGACCAATGTCGGCGGCGCCGGCGGCGCGGTCGGCCTGCCGCAATTCGTCAATCAGTGGAAAGGCCAGAGCAACGCGCTGATGGTTGCCGGCATGGTGATGGTCGGTGCACTGATCACCAACAAGTCTCCGGTGAGCATGACGCAGACCGTGCCGGTGGCCCGCCTTACTGGCGAATTCGAAGTGGTGGTGGTGCCGGCGACCTCGCCGCTCAAGTCGATGGCCGACCTGGCCGCCGCCTTCAAGGCCGATCCGGCCAAGGTTTCCTGGGCCGGCGGCTCGGCCGGCGGCACCGACCATATCCTCGCCGGCATGATCGCCAAGGCGGTCGGCGGCGATCCGAAAAAGGTGGCTTATGTCGCCTATGCTGGCGGCGGCCCGGCCCAGGCGGCTTTGCTCGGCGCGCAGGTCACCTGCGGCATTTCCGGCTATGGCGAATTCGCCGAGCAGATCAAGGCCGGCAAGCTGCGCGCGCTCGGCATCTCGGCCGACAAGCGCCAGGCCGGCATCGATATCCCGACCATCAAGGAACAGGGCATCGATGTGGAACTGTTCAACTGGCGCGGCGTGTTCGCCCCGCCGGGCGTGAAGGATGCCGACCGCGCGGCAATGATCGACCTGATGCGCAAGATGAACCAGTCGGCGGCCTGGAAGGAACAGCTTACCGCGCGCGACTGGACCGACATCTTCCTCGCCGGTGACGATTACGCCAAGTACATCACCAGCGAGATCGCCCGCATCGGCGATATCCTGAAGGAACTGGGCCTCGGCTAA
- a CDS encoding nitroreductase family protein, protein MTQANSRTADHPIDPIFLKRFSPRAFTGEAIPVPELMTLFEAARWAPSAYNSQPWRLFYARRDTAPWPLFLSLLNEHNQTWAKNAAAIVVVASKPTFTPPGGQEMTSKTQSYDSGAAWANLALQATMLNWIAHGIVGFDLARAAKELKLPEDWRVEAGIVIGRLGDKSILPEALAAREGPNGRRPLNETAFEGGWPG, encoded by the coding sequence ATGACACAAGCCAACAGCCGCACGGCCGATCACCCGATCGACCCGATCTTCCTCAAGCGCTTCTCGCCCCGCGCCTTCACCGGCGAGGCGATCCCGGTGCCGGAGCTGATGACCCTGTTCGAGGCGGCGCGCTGGGCACCCTCGGCCTATAATTCCCAGCCCTGGCGCCTGTTCTATGCCCGCCGCGACACCGCGCCGTGGCCGCTTTTCCTCAGCCTGCTCAACGAGCATAACCAGACCTGGGCGAAGAACGCCGCCGCCATCGTGGTGGTGGCTTCCAAGCCGACCTTCACGCCGCCGGGCGGCCAGGAGATGACCTCCAAGACCCAGAGCTACGACAGCGGCGCCGCCTGGGCCAACCTGGCCCTGCAGGCGACGATGCTGAACTGGATCGCGCATGGCATCGTCGGCTTCGACCTCGCCCGCGCCGCCAAGGAATTGAAACTGCCCGAGGATTGGCGCGTGGAAGCCGGCATCGTGATCGGCCGCCTCGGCGACAAGTCGATCCTGCCGGAAGCGCTGGCCGCCCGCGAAGGGCCGAACGGCCGCCGCCCGCTGAACGAGACCGCCTTCGAGGGTGGCTGGCCGGGGTGA
- a CDS encoding tripartite tricarboxylate transporter TctB family protein, producing the protein MSSTMQRLLRAESLVAIGVLVLSAVSFDQTRRIPVSPAYAQVGPTVMAFAASTMLLLLGLALLVEAWRGNWVTPEEENVPLQWRAVLWLGLGLVANAALIDWLGFIVASTLLFFCTARAFGSRRPLMDCAIGAAFAAIAYFGFARALGINIGIGSLWENFL; encoded by the coding sequence ATGTCGAGTACCATGCAGCGGTTGCTGAGAGCGGAAAGCCTGGTCGCCATCGGCGTCCTGGTTTTGAGTGCCGTGTCCTTTGATCAGACGCGGCGCATCCCGGTATCTCCGGCCTATGCCCAGGTCGGCCCCACCGTGATGGCCTTTGCCGCCAGCACCATGCTGCTGCTGTTGGGGCTGGCGCTGCTGGTGGAAGCCTGGCGCGGCAACTGGGTAACGCCGGAAGAAGAGAATGTGCCGCTGCAATGGCGCGCCGTGCTCTGGCTCGGGCTCGGCCTGGTGGCGAATGCGGCGCTGATCGACTGGCTCGGCTTCATCGTCGCCTCCACCCTGCTGTTTTTCTGCACCGCGCGCGCTTTCGGCAGCCGCCGCCCGCTGATGGATTGCGCCATCGGCGCGGCTTTCGCGGCGATTGCCTATTTCGGTTTCGCCCGCGCCCTCGGCATCAATATCGGCATCGGCAGTCTTTGGGAGAATTTCCTCTGA
- a CDS encoding sensor histidine kinase produces the protein MGQYGALAAALVTLLIAALCLLVQLRLREKRPHLAYWAAAHVALSINFLLFGYADWRGNLLYAFLVVLMQQGFGVLLAFGIRHHLNLPSNLTAALALTGAITLAVIGLMTIYPAAYFAAPGIALLLVQLYGGALLLTHRRSVLYIGLGLLLILRSLNTLIYVAVAQQQGGPPTAEWPFIISLLVNLATGIGLVLLEFDDAHRAMTQSARAKDDALALVQAVIDTVQAVVHYKDRDLQYQLINRRSRQVLGYGDAPIIGKKLSEIAPPDLALPIERGDRAVLFNKDVVIDQEWHWRDADSGKQKIYWLSKSVVRDSAGEPMGVVTAAIDITALKETERRLIQEREAAERANKAKSQFLANMSHELRTPLNAILGFSEMLEAGYLGPMTPRQQEYITNIHRSGQHLLKLVNDILDLSKIDAGKMIFAPERLEIDALMTEAVAMVAPTAQSEGVTLTLLPGKHLVYADRRALTQVLLNLLSNAVKFNRPGGNVTLRCDLQDGQVTVTVADTGFGMSEQEIAHAFEPFQRGDAHKARFKGGTGLGLAISRNLVELQGGRFALESRQGSGTTVRFSFPALETSASLASGLGAD, from the coding sequence ATGGGCCAGTATGGCGCATTGGCCGCCGCGTTAGTGACATTGCTGATCGCGGCTTTGTGCCTTCTGGTGCAGCTGCGGTTGCGAGAGAAACGGCCGCATCTTGCCTATTGGGCAGCGGCCCATGTCGCTTTGTCGATCAACTTCCTGCTATTCGGTTATGCCGACTGGCGCGGCAATCTGCTCTACGCCTTCCTGGTGGTGCTGATGCAGCAGGGCTTCGGCGTGCTGCTGGCTTTCGGCATCCGCCACCATCTCAACCTGCCCTCCAATCTCACCGCCGCCCTGGCGCTCACCGGCGCCATCACCTTGGCGGTGATTGGGCTCATGACGATCTATCCCGCCGCCTATTTTGCCGCGCCAGGCATCGCCCTGCTGCTGGTGCAGCTCTATGGCGGCGCGCTGCTGCTGACCCATCGCCGCAGCGTGCTCTATATCGGCCTTGGCCTGCTGCTGATCCTGCGCTCGCTGAATACGCTGATCTATGTGGCGGTGGCGCAACAGCAGGGCGGTCCGCCCACGGCGGAATGGCCGTTCATCATCTCGCTGCTGGTCAACCTGGCCACCGGCATCGGCCTGGTGCTGCTGGAATTCGACGATGCCCACCGCGCCATGACCCAGAGCGCGCGGGCCAAGGATGATGCGCTGGCACTGGTGCAGGCGGTGATCGACACGGTGCAGGCAGTGGTGCATTACAAGGACCGCGATCTGCAGTACCAGCTCATCAATCGCCGCAGCCGTCAGGTACTGGGCTATGGCGATGCGCCGATCATCGGCAAGAAGCTTTCGGAAATCGCGCCGCCCGACCTGGCGCTGCCGATCGAGCGCGGCGACCGCGCCGTGCTGTTCAACAAGGATGTGGTGATCGACCAGGAATGGCACTGGCGCGATGCCGATAGCGGCAAGCAGAAAATCTACTGGCTGAGCAAATCGGTGGTGCGCGATTCCGCTGGCGAGCCGATGGGCGTGGTGACGGCAGCCATCGACATCACGGCGCTGAAGGAGACCGAGCGCCGCCTGATCCAGGAGCGCGAAGCGGCTGAGCGCGCCAACAAGGCCAAAAGCCAGTTCCTGGCTAATATGAGCCACGAATTGCGTACGCCGCTGAACGCCATCCTGGGCTTTTCCGAAATGCTGGAAGCCGGCTATCTCGGGCCGATGACGCCGCGCCAGCAGGAATACATCACCAATATCCACCGCTCCGGCCAGCATCTGCTCAAACTGGTGAACGACATTCTCGATCTCTCCAAGATCGATGCCGGCAAGATGATCTTCGCCCCGGAACGGCTGGAGATCGACGCGCTGATGACGGAAGCGGTGGCGATGGTAGCACCGACGGCGCAGAGCGAAGGCGTGACCCTTACCTTGCTGCCCGGCAAGCATTTGGTCTATGCCGACCGCCGCGCGCTGACCCAGGTATTGCTGAACCTCTTGAGCAATGCTGTGAAGTTCAATCGCCCCGGCGGCAATGTCACGCTGCGCTGCGACCTGCAGGACGGACAAGTGACGGTGACGGTGGCCGATACCGGCTTCGGCATGAGTGAACAGGAAATCGCCCATGCCTTCGAGCCCTTCCAGCGTGGCGATGCGCACAAGGCGCGCTTCAAGGGCGGCACCGGCCTTGGCTTGGCGATCAGCCGCAATCTGGTCGAACTGCAAGGTGGCCGCTTCGCTCTCGAAAGCCGTCAGGGCAGTGGTACCACGGTGCGCTTCAGCTTTCCGGCATTGGAAACCAGCGCCTCGCTTGCATCCGGCCTGGGCGCGGATTAG
- a CDS encoding PaaI family thioesterase, with the protein MPRHHPLPDPIPPGFKRAMPVSEFFARLGKFYIREEAGKPPVWGIHLRHKHGNRHGTGHGGFLATLADTHMAGFIHHAFPGMRVITTDLKLKYLRPAVMGAWIEGHQIEVTRDGDYGTVVSDLVARGQTLARCTASFKLLPPKV; encoded by the coding sequence ATGCCTCGCCACCACCCGCTGCCCGATCCGATTCCGCCCGGCTTCAAACGCGCCATGCCGGTTTCGGAATTCTTCGCCCGCCTCGGCAAATTCTATATCCGCGAGGAAGCCGGCAAGCCGCCGGTCTGGGGCATCCATCTGCGCCACAAGCATGGCAACCGCCACGGCACCGGCCATGGCGGCTTCCTGGCGACTCTGGCCGACACGCATATGGCCGGCTTCATCCATCATGCCTTCCCCGGCATGCGGGTGATCACCACCGACCTGAAGCTGAAATACCTGCGGCCTGCCGTGATGGGCGCCTGGATCGAGGGCCACCAGATCGAGGTAACGCGGGACGGCGATTACGGCACCGTGGTCAGCGACCTGGTGGCGCGCGGCCAGACGCTCGCGCGCTGCACCGCCAGCTTCAAGCTGCTCCCGCCTAAAGTGTGA
- a CDS encoding alkaline phosphatase D family protein yields MATACAATSNARGRFSHGVASGDPDAESLLLWTRYLPDDGGSVVLEWQVARDAGFTQLLASGKVEASPTRDHCAKAIASSLPSDSIVHYRFRAPDGQISATGRGRTLPASGERAMTLAVFACANIGFGYFSAYAHAAARDDIDLLLHLGDYIYELQFGAYPNAAQRAPGRDTLDPPHEIIALGDYRRRYAFYRADADLQALHARHSMMAIWDDHEFANDTWRQGAQNHQANEGPWEARRDAACQAYYEWLPIRDADVLYRQVKLGALADLILLDTRLIGRDRQASVPRELFTAAPDSAEYARAMARYRQQLHDPSRQMLGAAQEAWLDQALAQSAQRGARWQIVAQQVLVGDRPTPPQLAGMLPSEASAALRLGLERRPLIAAQGLTTQPDSWPGYMAARTRFLASLARPGQHAVLLAGDTHNAWAYDHKIQGRHVAEFGTPGVCSPGLETSIPIAPATVAAAMRGANPDMVWCDTAHRGYMSLTVSRETARATWHLFDSIRHREAKASTESSLTARAEARGVTL; encoded by the coding sequence TTGGCGACGGCCTGTGCCGCCACGTCCAATGCGCGCGGCCGTTTCAGTCATGGTGTTGCCAGCGGCGATCCTGATGCGGAAAGCCTGCTGCTGTGGACGCGCTATCTGCCCGATGATGGCGGCAGCGTCGTGCTGGAGTGGCAGGTGGCGCGCGATGCCGGTTTCACGCAACTGCTCGCCAGCGGCAAGGTGGAAGCATCGCCGACGCGCGATCATTGCGCCAAGGCGATTGCCAGCAGCCTGCCATCCGACAGCATCGTGCATTACCGCTTTCGCGCACCTGACGGCCAAATCTCGGCAACGGGCCGTGGCCGCACGCTGCCGGCCAGCGGTGAACGCGCCATGACGCTTGCAGTATTCGCCTGCGCCAATATCGGCTTCGGCTATTTCAGTGCCTATGCCCATGCGGCGGCGCGCGACGACATCGACCTGCTGCTGCATCTCGGCGACTATATCTACGAACTGCAATTCGGCGCCTATCCCAATGCTGCGCAGCGCGCACCGGGACGCGACACGCTCGATCCGCCGCATGAAATCATTGCGCTTGGGGATTACCGCCGCCGCTATGCCTTCTATCGCGCCGATGCCGATCTGCAGGCGCTGCATGCGCGCCACAGCATGATGGCGATCTGGGATGATCATGAATTTGCCAACGATACCTGGCGGCAGGGCGCGCAGAATCACCAGGCCAATGAAGGGCCATGGGAAGCACGCCGCGATGCCGCGTGCCAGGCTTATTATGAATGGCTGCCGATCCGCGATGCGGATGTGCTTTATCGCCAGGTCAAGCTCGGGGCGCTGGCTGATCTGATTCTGCTCGATACCAGGCTGATTGGCCGCGACCGCCAGGCGTCAGTGCCGCGCGAATTGTTCACTGCCGCCCCGGACTCGGCCGAATATGCCCGCGCCATGGCGCGCTATCGCCAGCAATTGCACGATCCCTCGCGTCAGATGCTGGGGGCGGCGCAGGAAGCCTGGCTCGATCAGGCCTTGGCGCAATCAGCGCAACGTGGCGCGCGCTGGCAGATCGTGGCGCAGCAGGTGCTGGTGGGCGACCGCCCGACGCCGCCGCAGCTCGCCGGCATGCTTCCCAGTGAGGCTTCCGCTGCCTTGCGCCTGGGTCTTGAGCGCCGGCCGTTGATCGCTGCCCAGGGCCTCACCACGCAGCCCGATTCCTGGCCCGGCTACATGGCGGCGCGCACGCGTTTTCTCGCAAGCCTGGCGCGGCCCGGCCAGCATGCCGTGTTGCTCGCCGGCGACACCCATAATGCCTGGGCCTATGATCACAAAATACAGGGCCGCCATGTGGCGGAATTCGGCACACCCGGGGTCTGCTCACCGGGGCTGGAAACCAGCATTCCCATCGCACCGGCCACTGTCGCTGCTGCTATGCGCGGCGCCAATCCGGATATGGTGTGGTGCGATACCGCGCATCGCGGCTATATGAGCCTCACGGTTTCCCGTGAAACCGCACGCGCCACCTGGCATCTGTTCGACAGCATCCGCCACCGCGAAGCCAAGGCCTCTACTGAAAGCAGCCTCACCGCCCGCGCCGAGGCGCGTGGCGTCACACTTTAG
- a CDS encoding tripartite tricarboxylate transporter permease, producing MDTLQLLMHGFGVALQPMNLLWALVGVTLGTAVGVLPGLGPALTIALLLPITFHVPATAAFILFAGIYYGAMYGGSTTSILLNTPGESATIITALEGHKMAKRGRAAAALATAAIGSFVAGTIGTLGLTFLAPPLVEFALKFGPADYFSLMIVAFIAVSAVLGASVLRGLTSLALGILLGLIGIDLQTGQARFTFGILELLDGINVIVVAVGLFAVGETLYLAARPLQKDEEALQLKGRAWMTKEDWKRSWKPWLRGSFIGFPFGALPAGGAEVPTFLSYYTEKKLSKHPEEFGQGAIEGVAGPEAANNASAAGVLVPMLALGLPTSATAAIMLSAFTSYGINPGPLLLQSQPELVWGLIASLYVGNVILLVLNLPLVGLWAKILTIPTPWLYGGILVFATIGTYGISQSAVDLILLYIIGFIGYLMRRFDFPAAPTIIGMILGPFAEQEFRRAMTISGGDMSVFLTRPLSASLLCIAAALLLLPPLLRLFRK from the coding sequence ATGGATACGCTCCAGCTACTGATGCATGGCTTCGGCGTTGCCTTACAGCCGATGAACCTGCTCTGGGCGCTGGTTGGCGTCACGCTCGGCACTGCCGTCGGCGTGCTACCGGGCTTAGGTCCGGCGCTGACCATCGCACTGTTGCTGCCGATCACGTTTCACGTGCCGGCCACTGCCGCGTTCATACTCTTTGCCGGCATCTATTATGGCGCCATGTATGGCGGCTCGACCACCTCGATCCTGCTCAACACGCCGGGCGAAAGCGCCACCATCATCACGGCATTGGAAGGCCACAAGATGGCCAAGCGCGGCCGCGCGGCGGCAGCCCTGGCAACGGCCGCCATCGGCAGCTTCGTCGCCGGCACCATCGGCACATTGGGCCTGACATTTCTTGCCCCGCCGCTGGTGGAATTCGCACTGAAATTTGGACCGGCGGATTATTTCTCGCTGATGATCGTGGCCTTCATCGCGGTCTCGGCGGTGCTGGGTGCTTCGGTGCTGCGCGGCCTCACGTCTTTGGCGCTTGGCATTCTGCTTGGCCTGATCGGCATCGACCTGCAGACCGGCCAGGCGCGTTTCACCTTCGGCATCCTCGAGCTGCTCGATGGCATCAATGTCATCGTCGTCGCGGTCGGCCTGTTCGCGGTCGGCGAGACGCTGTATCTCGCGGCGCGGCCATTGCAGAAAGACGAAGAGGCGCTGCAGCTTAAAGGTCGCGCCTGGATGACCAAGGAAGACTGGAAGCGGTCGTGGAAACCGTGGCTGCGCGGTTCCTTCATTGGCTTTCCGTTTGGCGCCTTGCCGGCCGGTGGCGCCGAGGTGCCGACCTTCCTGAGCTATTACACTGAGAAGAAACTCTCCAAGCATCCGGAGGAATTCGGCCAGGGCGCCATCGAGGGCGTGGCCGGGCCGGAAGCGGCGAACAACGCCTCGGCCGCCGGCGTGCTGGTGCCGATGCTGGCGCTTGGTTTGCCGACTTCGGCCACCGCCGCGATCATGCTTTCCGCCTTCACCAGCTACGGCATCAATCCAGGGCCGCTGCTGCTGCAAAGCCAGCCCGAACTGGTATGGGGCCTGATCGCCTCGCTCTATGTCGGCAATGTCATCCTGCTGGTGCTGAACCTGCCGCTGGTCGGGCTGTGGGCCAAGATCCTCACCATCCCGACGCCGTGGCTCTATGGCGGCATCCTGGTCTTCGCCACCATCGGCACCTATGGCATCAGCCAGTCGGCGGTGGACCTGATCCTGCTCTATATCATTGGCTTCATCGGCTACTTGATGCGGCGCTTCGACTTCCCCGCCGCGCCGACCATCATTGGCATGATCCTCGGCCCCTTCGCCGAGCAGGAATTCCGCCGCGCCATGACCATTTCCGGCGGCGACATGAGCGTTTTTCTGACCCGACCGCTCTCGGCCAGCCTGCTCTGCATCGCCGCCGCCCTGCTGCTGCTGCCCCCGCTGCTGCGCCTGTTCCGGAAATAA